The following are from one region of the Nymphaea colorata isolate Beijing-Zhang1983 chromosome 7, ASM883128v2, whole genome shotgun sequence genome:
- the LOC116257872 gene encoding probable mitochondrial saccharopine dehydrogenase-like oxidoreductase At5g39410, translating to MEEEKIDMVIFGASGFTGKYVVREVLRFLNSPPHALTTIGLAGRNPAKVEAALRWATAPSPPPPLPIFKADVSDPSSLSSLCRRARLLLNCVGPYRLYGEPVVAACVEAGTDYLDITGEPEFMERMEAKYRERAAETGALVVSACGFDSIPAEMGVLFNSRQWVPPSLPHSVEAYLVLESEKRIVGNIATLESSVLGLANVEELQKLRRSRPKPPKLQIPGPPPNKGGSLEHHNTLGLWAVKLPSADTVVVKRTLTTLAENPHGLPGVNESEEHIQKRTNFWSTVRPVHFGVKMGFKSFWAVARTIFVGVIIGLLSKVQIGRNLLVNYPEIFTLGWFRRTGPTEEEVRSATFKMWFVGHGYSDESKLRGKPDKQIITRVSGPEIGYATTPIALVQCALILLEQRGNLPKGGVFTPGVIFGPTNLEDCLQENGISFDLISGDKRSRPAFRTNKVGREHVGEAICVLNFGAAEMMSNFLHSKPIV from the exons atggaggaggagaagatcGATATGGTGATCTTTGGTGCCTCAGGCTTCACGGGGAAGTACGTGGTGAGGGAGGTCCTCCGATTCCTTAACTCCCCACCTCATGCTCTCACCACAATTGGTCTCGCCGGCCGGAATCCAGCCAAGGTGGAGGCTGCCCTCAGGTGGGCAACGGCCCCTTCTCCGCCGCCTCCCTTGCCCATCTTCAAGGCCGACGTCTCAgatccctcctccctctcttcccTTTGCCGGAGGGCCAGACTCCTTCTCAACTGCGTCGGACCCTATCGCCTCTACGGCGAGCCTGTCGTCGCCGCCTGCGTCGAGGCCGGGACGGACTACCTGGACATAACAGGGGAACCGGAATTCATGGAGCGGATGGAGGCGAAGTACCGGGAAAGGGCCGCCGAGACCGGTGCACTCGTTGTCTCCGCTTGCGGGTTTGACTCGATCCCTGCGGAAATGGGCGTCCTCTTCAATTCCCGTCAATGGGTACCTCCTTCTTTGCCGCATAGTGTCGAAGCCTACCTGGTTCTGGAGTCCGAGAAGCGGATCGTGGGGAACATCGCCACCCTGGAATCATCGGTCTTGGGATTGGCCAACGTCGAGGAGTTACAAAAACTGAGGAGGTCGCGGCCGAAGCCTCCAAAACTCCAG ATTCCAGGCCCACCACCAAATAAGGGAGGCTCGCTTGAGCATCACAATACACTAGGACTTTGGGCTGTGAAATTGCCATCAGCTGATACTGTTGTTGTCAAAAGGACACTCACAACGTTGGCAGAGAACCCACATGGTCTCCCTGGAGTTAATGAAAGTGAAGAGCATATCCAGAAGAGAACAAATTTCTGGTCCACGGTTAGACCAGTCCATTTTGGTGTTAAGATGGGATTTAAGTCCTTCTGGGCTGTTGCTCGTACTATTTTTGTTGGGGTTATCATTGGCCTTCTTTCAAAAGTGCAGATTGGTCGCAATCTTTTAGTGAACTACCCAGAAATTTTCACACTGGGTTGGTTCAGACGAACAGGACCAACAGAAGAAGAGGTAAGAAGTGCCACCTTCAAAATGTGGTTCGTGGGACATGGATACAGTGATGAAAGCAAGCTTAGGGGAAAACCAGACAAGCAAATTATAACCAGAGTTTCAGGACCTGAAATTGGGTATGCAACAACTCCTATAGCTTTGGTGCAGTGTGCCCTCATTCTACTTGAACAGCGTGGCAACCTACCAAAGGGTGGTGTTTTTACCCCTGGTGTCATTTTCGGGCCAACCAATCTAGAAGATTGTCTCCAAGAAAATGGGATCTCATTTGATCTGATATCTGGAGATAAA AGATCTCGGCCGGCATTCAGGACAAATAAAGTTGGACGAGAACATGTAGGAGAAGCAATCTGTGTCCTAAATTTTGGTGCAGCAGAAATGATGTCGAATTTTCTTCATTCCAAACCAATTGTCTAG
- the LOC116257562 gene encoding clp protease adapter protein ClpF, chloroplastic isoform X2 yields the protein MKGTFMSCLPSSGNSTSYGVMMPHSTGGDIRAGNRVQRNVAVCRTCSIQQRRVFGLFFTGSNRSRNAGLRVQAGWLFRGSEGREMNAGCERSESANEDILVFFFQLDLATRIQYALNMEQYEAAQQLREKLAEVEAEVNRLQEAKRGSTSPKSEAQDKAISILRLRADLQKAIESEDYGLAADLRDAISRLEADSLAASATALAYESTEYAFRLGQKVQHKMFGYRAVICGMDPVCRESRAWMENAHVAKLAKGANQPFYQVLVDVHADPNLLVAYVAEENLEALNPPDKGQFDHPYVSFLFYGMDTAGDLIPIRQLREKYNRPRHEVPIEPEDDIDGKDGSLM from the exons ATGAAGGGCACCTTCATGAGTTGCTTGCCATCTTCAGGAAACTCGACCAGTTATGGAGTGATGATGCCCCACTCAACAGGTGGTGACATTAGAGCTGGTAATAGGGTTCAGAGGAACGTTGCTGTTTGCCGAACCTGTTCTATCCAGCAGCGACGTGTCTTCGGGCTCTTTTTCACCGGATCAAACCGTTCCAGAAACGCAGGGTTGAGAGTTCAAGCAGGATGGTTGTTCAGAGGTAGCGAGGGCAGAGAGATGAATGCAGGCTGCGAGCGCAGCGAGAGTGCTAACGAGGACATCTTGGTGTTCTTTTTCCAGCTTGACCTGGCTACCCGAATTCAG TACGCGTTGAATATGGAGCAGTATGAAGCGGCCCAACAACTGAGAGAAAAGCTTGCCGAG GTTGAAGCAGAGGTTAACAGGCtacaagaagcaaaaaggggCTCCACATCGCCAAAGAGTGAAGCCCAAGATAAAGCCATAAGTATCCTGCGTCTGCG TGCAGATTTGCAGAAAGCTATAGAGAGTGAGGACTATGGTTTGGCTGCTGACTTACGTGATGCAATTTCTAGACTTGAG GCAGACTCTCTAGCAGCTTCTGCAACAGCTTTGGCTTATGAAAGCACAGAATATGCATTCCGATTGGGACAGAAAGTACAGCACAAGATGTTTG GCTATCGAGCTGTCATATGTGGAATGGATCCTGTATGCCGTGAATCAAGAGCATGGATGGAGAATGCCCATGTTGCCAAGTTGGCCAAAGGAGCCAACCAACCATTTTATCAG GTTTTAGTCGATGTGCATGCAGATCCAAACCTTCTGGTTGCTTATg TTGCTGAGGAGAATCTTGAGGCTCTCAACCCACCAGATAAG GGCCAATTTGACCATCCTTACGTCTCCTTCTTGTTTTATGGAATGGATACTGCTGGAGATCTTATCCCAATACGGCAGCTGCGAGAGAAATATAACAGGCCTCGGCATGAAGTACCTATTGAACCTGAAGATGACATAGATGGTAAGGACGGAAGTTTAATGTAG
- the LOC116257562 gene encoding clp protease adapter protein ClpF, chloroplastic isoform X3, whose amino-acid sequence MKGTFMSCLPSSGNSTSYGVMMPHSTGGDIRAGNRVQRNVAVCRTCSIQQRRVFGLFFTGSNRSRNAGLRVQAGWLFRGSEGREMNAGCERSESANEDILVFFFQLDLATRIQVEAEVNRLQEAKRGSTSPKSEAQDKAISILRLRADLQKAIESEDYGLAADLRDAISRLEADSLAASATALAYESTEYAFRLGQKVQHKMFGYRAVICGMDPVCRESRAWMENAHVAKLAKGANQPFYQVLVDVHADPNLLVAYVAEENLEALNPPDKGQFDHPYVSFLFYGMDTAGDLIPIRQLREKYNRPRHEVPIEPEDDIDGKDGSLM is encoded by the exons ATGAAGGGCACCTTCATGAGTTGCTTGCCATCTTCAGGAAACTCGACCAGTTATGGAGTGATGATGCCCCACTCAACAGGTGGTGACATTAGAGCTGGTAATAGGGTTCAGAGGAACGTTGCTGTTTGCCGAACCTGTTCTATCCAGCAGCGACGTGTCTTCGGGCTCTTTTTCACCGGATCAAACCGTTCCAGAAACGCAGGGTTGAGAGTTCAAGCAGGATGGTTGTTCAGAGGTAGCGAGGGCAGAGAGATGAATGCAGGCTGCGAGCGCAGCGAGAGTGCTAACGAGGACATCTTGGTGTTCTTTTTCCAGCTTGACCTGGCTACCCGAATTCAG GTTGAAGCAGAGGTTAACAGGCtacaagaagcaaaaaggggCTCCACATCGCCAAAGAGTGAAGCCCAAGATAAAGCCATAAGTATCCTGCGTCTGCG TGCAGATTTGCAGAAAGCTATAGAGAGTGAGGACTATGGTTTGGCTGCTGACTTACGTGATGCAATTTCTAGACTTGAG GCAGACTCTCTAGCAGCTTCTGCAACAGCTTTGGCTTATGAAAGCACAGAATATGCATTCCGATTGGGACAGAAAGTACAGCACAAGATGTTTG GCTATCGAGCTGTCATATGTGGAATGGATCCTGTATGCCGTGAATCAAGAGCATGGATGGAGAATGCCCATGTTGCCAAGTTGGCCAAAGGAGCCAACCAACCATTTTATCAG GTTTTAGTCGATGTGCATGCAGATCCAAACCTTCTGGTTGCTTATg TTGCTGAGGAGAATCTTGAGGCTCTCAACCCACCAGATAAG GGCCAATTTGACCATCCTTACGTCTCCTTCTTGTTTTATGGAATGGATACTGCTGGAGATCTTATCCCAATACGGCAGCTGCGAGAGAAATATAACAGGCCTCGGCATGAAGTACCTATTGAACCTGAAGATGACATAGATGGTAAGGACGGAAGTTTAATGTAG
- the LOC116257562 gene encoding clp protease adapter protein ClpF, chloroplastic isoform X1, with protein sequence MKGTFMSCLPSSGNSTSYGVMMPHSTGGDIRAGNRVQRNVAVCRTCSIQQRRVFGLFFTGSNRSRNAGLRVQAGWLFRGSEGREMNAGCERSESANEDILVFFFQLDLATRIQQYALNMEQYEAAQQLREKLAEVEAEVNRLQEAKRGSTSPKSEAQDKAISILRLRADLQKAIESEDYGLAADLRDAISRLEADSLAASATALAYESTEYAFRLGQKVQHKMFGYRAVICGMDPVCRESRAWMENAHVAKLAKGANQPFYQVLVDVHADPNLLVAYVAEENLEALNPPDKGQFDHPYVSFLFYGMDTAGDLIPIRQLREKYNRPRHEVPIEPEDDIDGKDGSLM encoded by the exons ATGAAGGGCACCTTCATGAGTTGCTTGCCATCTTCAGGAAACTCGACCAGTTATGGAGTGATGATGCCCCACTCAACAGGTGGTGACATTAGAGCTGGTAATAGGGTTCAGAGGAACGTTGCTGTTTGCCGAACCTGTTCTATCCAGCAGCGACGTGTCTTCGGGCTCTTTTTCACCGGATCAAACCGTTCCAGAAACGCAGGGTTGAGAGTTCAAGCAGGATGGTTGTTCAGAGGTAGCGAGGGCAGAGAGATGAATGCAGGCTGCGAGCGCAGCGAGAGTGCTAACGAGGACATCTTGGTGTTCTTTTTCCAGCTTGACCTGGCTACCCGAATTCAG CAGTACGCGTTGAATATGGAGCAGTATGAAGCGGCCCAACAACTGAGAGAAAAGCTTGCCGAG GTTGAAGCAGAGGTTAACAGGCtacaagaagcaaaaaggggCTCCACATCGCCAAAGAGTGAAGCCCAAGATAAAGCCATAAGTATCCTGCGTCTGCG TGCAGATTTGCAGAAAGCTATAGAGAGTGAGGACTATGGTTTGGCTGCTGACTTACGTGATGCAATTTCTAGACTTGAG GCAGACTCTCTAGCAGCTTCTGCAACAGCTTTGGCTTATGAAAGCACAGAATATGCATTCCGATTGGGACAGAAAGTACAGCACAAGATGTTTG GCTATCGAGCTGTCATATGTGGAATGGATCCTGTATGCCGTGAATCAAGAGCATGGATGGAGAATGCCCATGTTGCCAAGTTGGCCAAAGGAGCCAACCAACCATTTTATCAG GTTTTAGTCGATGTGCATGCAGATCCAAACCTTCTGGTTGCTTATg TTGCTGAGGAGAATCTTGAGGCTCTCAACCCACCAGATAAG GGCCAATTTGACCATCCTTACGTCTCCTTCTTGTTTTATGGAATGGATACTGCTGGAGATCTTATCCCAATACGGCAGCTGCGAGAGAAATATAACAGGCCTCGGCATGAAGTACCTATTGAACCTGAAGATGACATAGATGGTAAGGACGGAAGTTTAATGTAG